From one Nitrosococcus halophilus Nc 4 genomic stretch:
- a CDS encoding integration host factor subunit beta, translating to MTKSELIERLAQRQALLSYRDVELAVKTLLEVMSQALAQGERIEIRGFGSFSLHYRPPRTGRNPKTGDAVPLPSKYVPHFKPGKELRERVDRSAHA from the coding sequence ATGACCAAGTCGGAGTTAATCGAAAGACTTGCCCAGCGTCAGGCGCTTTTGTCTTATCGTGATGTAGAGCTAGCGGTTAAAACGCTGCTAGAAGTGATGAGCCAGGCTTTAGCGCAGGGTGAGCGCATTGAGATACGGGGGTTTGGGAGTTTCTCATTGCATTATCGCCCACCGCGGACCGGGCGCAACCCAAAGACGGGTGATGCCGTGCCATTGCCCTCTAAATATGTCCCACACTTCAAACCTGGTAAAGAGCTCAGAGAACGGGTTGATCGTAGTGCCCATGCTTAA
- the rpsA gene encoding 30S ribosomal protein S1, producing the protein MGESFAELFEKSQANTPMAPGSIVTGTVMEIRPDVVIVNAGFKSEGVIPVEQFRDEKGDLSISEGDVVEVALESVEDGFGETRLSHEKAKAARVWNELEKAFEAAETVTGMLTGKVKGGFTVDLSGVRAFLPGSLVDVRPVRDTAYLEGKELEFKLIKLDRRRNNIVVSRRAVMEAEYSAEREALLSSLEEGKTVKGIVKNLTDYGAFVDLGGLDGLLHITDMSWKRIKHPSEVVNIGDEITVQVLKFDKERQRVSLGLKQMGEDPWKDLARRYPDNTRLFGKVTNVTDYGCFVEIEEGVEGLVHMSEMDWTNKNIHPSKIVQVGDEVEVMVLDIDEERRRISLGMKQCQPNPWEEFAQKYNKGDRVVGEIKSITDFGIFVGLEGGIDGLVHLSDISWSASGEETIRDYKKGDQVEAVVLAIDPERERISLGIKQLEEDPFSSYIAARPKGSIVKGIVKVVDAKGVVVELAEGVEGHLRASEISRERIDDARSFLNVGDEIEAKFTGIDRKNRVITISIRAKDEEEEAEAIKEYSGKSAAASTTLGDILKEQMEKQEEES; encoded by the coding sequence ATTGTCAACGCTGGATTTAAGTCCGAAGGGGTTATCCCTGTTGAACAATTCCGCGATGAGAAAGGAGATCTGAGTATCTCCGAGGGTGATGTAGTCGAGGTCGCTCTGGAATCCGTTGAGGACGGTTTTGGTGAGACCCGCCTTTCCCATGAAAAGGCTAAAGCAGCTCGGGTTTGGAACGAGCTTGAGAAGGCCTTTGAAGCCGCTGAGACCGTCACGGGTATGCTCACTGGCAAGGTCAAAGGTGGTTTCACGGTAGATTTAAGCGGTGTCCGGGCATTCTTGCCGGGATCATTGGTCGATGTCCGTCCGGTACGGGATACCGCCTATCTTGAGGGCAAAGAGCTTGAATTTAAGCTCATCAAGTTGGATCGCCGGCGCAATAATATTGTCGTTTCTCGCCGAGCAGTGATGGAGGCTGAGTACAGCGCGGAACGAGAGGCCCTTCTCTCTAGTCTGGAGGAAGGTAAAACAGTCAAGGGTATTGTCAAGAACCTCACCGACTACGGTGCCTTCGTGGACTTGGGGGGGCTAGATGGGCTGCTCCATATCACGGACATGTCCTGGAAACGGATCAAGCATCCTTCTGAGGTCGTTAATATTGGCGATGAGATCACCGTTCAGGTGCTCAAGTTTGATAAAGAGCGCCAGCGTGTCTCCCTTGGCCTCAAGCAGATGGGAGAAGATCCATGGAAAGATTTGGCGCGGCGCTATCCTGACAACACCCGTCTCTTTGGCAAAGTCACGAATGTGACGGATTATGGCTGTTTTGTGGAGATCGAAGAAGGCGTAGAAGGTTTGGTCCATATGTCTGAGATGGATTGGACCAATAAGAACATTCACCCTTCGAAGATCGTCCAAGTGGGCGATGAAGTTGAGGTGATGGTGCTTGATATTGATGAAGAGCGCCGCCGTATCTCCTTGGGGATGAAGCAATGTCAGCCTAACCCTTGGGAAGAGTTTGCCCAAAAATATAATAAAGGTGATCGCGTCGTTGGCGAGATCAAATCCATTACTGACTTTGGTATTTTTGTCGGTTTGGAGGGCGGCATTGATGGTCTGGTTCACCTTTCAGATATTTCTTGGTCGGCCTCTGGCGAAGAGACCATCCGTGATTATAAGAAAGGCGATCAGGTTGAAGCGGTTGTTCTCGCCATTGATCCGGAGAGGGAACGTATTTCTCTAGGAATCAAACAGCTTGAAGAGGATCCTTTTTCCAGCTATATCGCTGCCCGTCCTAAAGGCAGCATAGTTAAAGGGATTGTCAAGGTGGTTGACGCTAAAGGCGTGGTTGTTGAGCTGGCTGAGGGTGTAGAAGGGCATTTGCGAGCTTCGGAAATTTCTCGTGAGCGCATAGATGATGCCCGTAGTTTTCTCAATGTTGGTGACGAAATAGAGGCTAAATTTACCGGGATCGACCGTAAGAATCGAGTGATTACTATCTCTATTCGCGCTAAGGATGAAGAGGAAGAGGCGGAAGCTATTAAAGAATACTCAGGTAAGAGTGCCGCTGCTTCAACGACATTGGGGGATATCCTCAAGGAGCAGATGGAAAAGCAAGAAGAGGAAAGCTAG